GACCTCGGAGAGCTGATGTGAGGACAGCAGGACGGTGACGCCCCCGCCGCGCAGTTCGAGCATGAGGTTTCGGATGTCACGCTGGCCGACCGGGTCGAGACCGGACGCGGGTTCGTCCAGCACCACCACCGCCGGGTCGTTGATGAGCGCCTGCGCGATCCCCAGCCGTTGCAGCATGCCCCGCGAGAACGCGTCGAGCGTGGTCTTCTCGCGACCCTGCAATCCCACGCGCTCCATCAGCCGGGACGTCCGCTCGACGATCTCATCCCGCGGCACCCCGGCAAGCTGCGCATACAGCCTGAGCGCCTGGTCGGCTCGCAGATGCTGCGGGAAGTACGGCTGCTCGGGCATGAACCCGACACGGCGGCGCCCCTGCGGATGCGTGGAGTCCTCGCCAAGGATGCGGAACTCCCCAGCACTCGGCTTCACCAGGCCTAGCAGCATCTTGATGGTCGTGGTCTTGCCAGCGCCGTTAGGACCGAGCAGACCGTGGATAGTGCCTGGCGCGACGGCGATATCCACACCACGCACCGCGTCGCGCTCGGGCGCGCCCACTATCGGTTTGTATCGCTTGCGAGC
Above is a window of Anaerosoma tenue DNA encoding:
- a CDS encoding ABC transporter ATP-binding protein, producing MDVVSTSAIRITGARKRYKPIVGAPERDAVRGVDIAVAPGTIHGLLGPNGAGKTTTIKMLLGLVKPSAGEFRILGEDSTHPQGRRRVGFMPEQPYFPQHLRADQALRLYAQLAGVPRDEIVERTSRLMERVGLQGREKTTLDAFSRGMLQRLGIAQALINDPAVVVLDEPASGLDPVGQRDIRNLMLELRGGGVTVLLSSHQLSEVEAVCDEVTIMNAGVVAAEGQLDALLNVEGRTSIRVRGLEAGLPPEVRDLAEDVAVSGGVSVFSVPDESVRAVVDAIDDAGGVIVSVSPVRDSLEDYFARLLTRSAGEVGSR